In one Populus nigra chromosome 12, ddPopNigr1.1, whole genome shotgun sequence genomic region, the following are encoded:
- the LOC133669011 gene encoding uncharacterized protein LOC133669011: MLGSIDCMHWKWKKCPIAWHGMYTDHCREPTIILEAVASQDLWIWHAFFGMSGSLNDINVLDRSPIFAALAEGRTAPVNYTINGHEYTMGYYLADEIYPNWSTFIKTIPRPLGAKRKYFTSKQKSARKDVERAFGVLQSRFAIVRGPVRYWDEETLAYIMKACIIMYNMIIEDEGAMNLGFDHEHEVNSFISVSHGEIPELHDFLQTHNRIRDRATISQLQKDLIEHLWEQYGNE, from the coding sequence ATGTTAGGGAGTATTGACTGTATGCATTGGAAATGGAAGAAATGCCCAATTGCATGGCATGGGATGTATACTGATCATTGTCGTGAACCAACTATAATTTTAGAGGCGGTGGCTTCACAAGATCTTTGGATATGGCATGCCTTTTTTGGAATGTCTGgatcattaaatgatattaatgttcTTGATCGGTCACCTATATTTGCTGCACTTGCTGAAGGTCGTACTGCTCCTgtcaattatacaattaatggGCATGAATATACAATGGGATACTATTTAGCAGATGAGATTTATCCTAATTGGTCAACCTTTATTAAGACAATCCCAAGACCATTGGgagcaaagagaaaatattttacaagcaAGCAAAAGTCTGCAAGAAAAGATGTGGAGCGGGCATTTGGGGTGCTTCAATCTCGTTTTGCAATTGTACGTGGACCTGTTCGATACTGGGATGAAGAAACGCTTGCATATATTATGAAAGCTTGCATAATAATGTATAATATGATTATTGAGGATGAAGGAGCAATGAACCTTGGATTTGACCATGAACATGAAGTCAATTCCTTTATATCAGTGTCACATGGTGAAATACCAGAAttacatgattttcttcaaactcATAATCGAATTAGGGATAGAGCAACTATCTCTCAATTACAAAAAGATTTGATTGAACATTTGTGGGAACAATATGGCAACGAGTAG
- the LOC133669648 gene encoding universal stress protein PHOS34-like gives MEKQIEGSKKRVMVIIDESEHSYHSFMWAVDNLKEFITESPLVILAALPAPNCKFLYGAQFGTAALWCPVSPISPTIDLICAIQEKNKKILLGILEKAVNICASRGVKAETILEAGEPYELICNAVQKNNINLLVIGNTSINGTLKRDFLGRLSNYCLNNAKCHVLVVKKPE, from the exons ATGGAGAAACAAATAGAAGGGTCTAAGAAGAGGGTGATGGTGATCATAGATGAGAGCGAGCACAGCTATCATTCCTTCATGTGGGCAGTTGACAATCTCAAAGAATTTATCACTGAGTCGCCGCTTGTCATACTTGCTGCACTTCCTGCTCCTAACTGTAAATTTCTTTATGGGGCACAATTTGGCACCGCTGCCCTCTGGTGTCCAGTCTCTCCCA TCTCTCCCA CCATAGATTTGATCTGTgccattcaagaaaaaaacaagaagatctTATTAGGTATCTTGGAGAAAGCTGTGAATATCTGTGCTAGTCGAGGG GTGAAAGCAGAAACAATTTTAGAAGCCGGGGAGCCTTATGAACTCATATGCAATGCTGTTCAGAAGAACAATATTAATCTCCTCGTGATTGGTAACACATCCATTAATGGAACTCTCAAAAG GGATTTTCTGGGGAGATTGAGCAACTATTGCCTGAATAATGCCAAGTGCCATGTCCTTGTTGTGAAGAAACCAGAATGA
- the LOC133669010 gene encoding E3 ubiquitin ligase PQT3-like, whose protein sequence is MGVIDEEETRKILELVNTPALDWLGQGCYSGGSHVKGGKYGRTRGGLPKKTPPEGYLCHRCHVGGHFIQHCPTNGDPNYDVKRVKAATGIPKSMLKADPEGRYVLRNGEVAVMKPNEDIFEKEMEGIPARRSSWSVNDVAPDLLCPLCKKIMKDAVLTSKCCFKSFCDRCIRDHLIKSRLKCECGATDMLTDYLIPNMTVRRAINRILECDTSSSSGSGDGSGSRSTSFHVQDLVSFVHWPSQTCKVSSTTLSATSSCSSSKEQQKPTDRVNSLPPMVKRARIAESAGESKATIAPMNVNEIASKGNLHGIDEEVDQRKLVSSENGKKRKRNASDQACENYMMMPTGSGAYNPYWSGMWGGMEGSYPEPYYTDSMGGYGYSHLGMPYGNTMPQDFWFTMNSEQAGEEALVAGFPH, encoded by the coding sequence aTGGGTGTTATTGACGAGGAGGAGACTAGAAAGATACTAGAGTTGGTTAACACACCAGCCTTAGACTGGCTAGGGCAAGGTTGTTATTCTGGTGGTAGCCACGTCAAGGGAGGAAAGTATGGAAGAACACGCGGTGGCCTTCCGAAAAAAACACCCCCGGAAGGTTACTTATGTCACAGATGTCATGTTGGGGGTCACTTCATCCAACATTGCCCTACTAATGGAGATCCCAACTATGATGTCAAACGAGTGAAAGCGGCTACTGGGATTCCGAAATCAATGTTGAAAGCTGACCCTGAAGGTCGGTATGTTTTACGTAATGGCGAGGTTGCGGTCATGAAGCCAAACGAAGATATTTTTGAGAAAGAGATGGAGGGGATACCTGCTAGAAGATCATCATGGTCTGTTAATGATGTCGCACCTGATCTTTTGTGTCCTCTCTGtaagaaaatcatgaaagatGCTGTCTTGACGAGCAAGTGTTGTTTTAAAAGTTTCTGTGATAGGTGCATTAGGGATCACTTGATCAAATCGAGGTTGAAGTGTGAATGTGGAGCCACTGATATGCTTACTGATTACCTCATTCCTAACATGACTGTTAGGCGTGCTATTAATAGGATTTTGGAGTGTGATACTTCTAGCAGTAGCGGCAGTGGTGATGGTAGTGGTTCCAGAAGCACTTCTTTTCATGTTCAAGATTTGGTTTCATTTGTTCACTGGCCATCACAAACGTGCAAGGTTTCATCTACTACATTGTCTGCTACATCATCATGCTCGTCATCTAAAGAACAGCAGAAGCCAACAGACAGAGTAAATTCCCTGCCCCCGATGGTTAAAAGAGCAAGAATTGCAGAATCTGCTGGTGAATCTAAAGCTACAATTGCGCCAATGAATGTTAATGAGATAGCATCAAAAGGGAATCTTCATGGGATCGATGAGGAAGTTGATCAGAGGAAGCTTGTTAGTAGTGAAAAcggaaagaagaggaagaggaatgCGTCTGATCAAGCTTGTGAGAACTACATGATGATGCCTACTGGCTCTGGTGCGTACAACCCATACTGGAGTGGCATGTGGGGAGGTATGGAAGGATCGTATCCAGAACCATATTATACTGATTCAATGGGTGGTTATGGATATAGCCACTTAGGCATGCCATATGGTAATACTATGCCTCAAGACTTTTGGTTCACGATGAACAGTGAGCAGGCAGGGGAAGAAGCATTAGTAGCAGGATTTCCTCACTGA